In Panicum virgatum strain AP13 chromosome 5K, P.virgatum_v5, whole genome shotgun sequence, the genomic window gaatgacTCATAGAGCAATAACTCACTCATTCATAGATcagcaatccatctggagatattTTTGAAAGAGATTTTTGAAACCATGGCTACGTTCCTCAAAGTGATTCTCTCAAAGAACTCAACTTTTGACATCCTAACTAGGGCAATAAATGCCTTCAGTCTCCCCTACTAAAGATAAGGCTTTTGTAAAGCTCAAGATATGGTAAGAACAGGGCATACTACAATCAAATAAAGAATCCATGCAGAACCAAGTCATACAATCACGATCAAATATACCTTCCCACAGAATGGCAAGGCCGAACTTATCCTTCAAACACTTAACAATTCAGTGTGAACCTTACTCATCCACGTTTCCATGCCGCCCAATTATTGGGCTGAGGCACTTGCTGcagccacctacttgctcaaccgacGCTCCTCTTCTTCTATTCAAAACATGATTCCCTATTTTTGCATTTATAACTACTATCCCACTTATGATCACTTGCTGTCTTCGGTTGCTTGTGTTATCCTAATCTGCAGGCCACTTCTCTACACAAGCTCGCGCCGCGTTCGATAGCCTGTCTTTTTGGGATATCCTCCTGATCATAAGGGATATCATTGTCTCAACCTCTACACGCGTCGGATCATCATATCTAGACATGTTGTATTTGATGAGTCCGTCTTTCCCTTCGCTCGCGAGACTCATCCTCCCCCCACCAACTCGTATGATTTTCTACTCGGTAGAGACTTGGATATTGCACCTTTGTTTACTAATCATGCAGCTGGTGGCCCTCCTGCGGAGCTCTGTCTTTCTTAGACGTTGAGCAACCGCCCTCGATGCCTGGTGGGAGCGGTTCTGTACCCCCACCCAGGCCCTCGAATTCTTTAAGTATGGACGGGTGTGGTCACATTCCCCCATCCGGTCCTtcagcttcttctactccaggTGGGACATCTTTCTCCTGTCCACCTGCGCCGGCTTCTAAGCCAGCAGTAGTAGCTCCTACTGTTCCTCCTGGCGCCTCTGGTGGGTGTGGTCACGTGCCCCCACCGGAACCATCGGCTTTTTCCAGTCCCGGCGGGTGTGGTTTCGTACCCCCGCCAGGATCCGTCCTTGCAGCAGCTCCTGCACCAGCCCAGGTCGACCCTCTTGGTCGCTTTGGTCAGGTCTACGTTCAACGACCACAGCAGCCTGCTCATCAGCAGTAGCCTGCTGATCTACCTTGTTGATTTCCGTCTCCACCTCAAGTCCGACGCCCCATCCATGGACCTGTGCGAGTGCAGCCCTCTACTCTTGTGGTGCCAGCTGACTTGTTTTGTGTGGTGCCCCAGCCGCCTATGCGCAGCTCTTCACTGCCTCCTGCCTTGCGGCATCTGACTCGCCTTTAGACAGGTACTATTTAACCCAATAGCTACAAGAATTTATCTTCTACACATCTTGCTTCTCCGATTCTATCCAATTATCAGAGTGCGCCTGCTGATTCTAATTTGCGAGCTGCCATGGCGGATGAATATCAAGTTCTTATGGATAATGGAACCTGGCATCTTGTTCCTCACCCATCAGGGGCCAATGTGGTCACAGGCAAGTGGATTTATAAACATAAGCATCATTCAGATGGCTCTCTTGCTTGCCACAAGGCTCGTTGGGTTGTTCGGGTTTTTTCACAACAGCATGGAATtgattatgatgagaccttcagttaTGTGGTTAAGCCTGCAACTATTAGGATCGTTCTTAGCATTGCAGCTTCTCGTCATTGGCCGATTCATCAGCTTGATGTGAAAAATGCTTTTCTTCATGGACATCTTGATGAGATAGTGTATTGCCAGCAGCCTCCTGGTTTTGTTGATCCCGCACATCCAGATTATGTCTGTCTTCTGCAGAAGTCCCTTTATGGTCTCAAATAGGCTCCTCGCGCATGGTACCAGCATTCCGCCACATATATCCGACAGTTGGGTTTTATTCCTTCAGTTTCCGACACCTCCTTGTTTATTTACAAGGATGGCAATCAGCTGGCGTATCTTCTGTTATATGTGGATGACGTTGTACTCACAGCCTCTTCTGATGCCCTGCTTCATTCCGTTATTGGTCGACTTCACACTGAGTTTGCTATGACTGATCTTGGTGCTCTTCATCAATTTCTGGGGATTTCTGTCACCCGTTCTTCAGATGGGCTATTTTTATCTCAGCGCCAGTATGCTTCGAATCTGCTACAGCGCGCCGGCATGAGCGAGTGTCACTCTACCTTGACGCCTATCGATAGCAAGTCAAAGCTGTCCGCTATAGATGGTTCTCCAGTTGCAGATCCATCAGAGTATAGGAGTATTGTTGGTGCACTACAGTATATCACTCTTACTCGTCCTGATTTGGCATATGCTGTTCAGCAAGTCTGCTTGTTTATGCATGATCGCCGAGAGCCACATCTTGCAGTCGTCAAGCCGATTTTGCGCTACGTCAAGGGCACTCTCGATGTTGGACTTCATTTAGGCGTCGGCCCTGTTGACTCTCTTACAGCGTACACTGATGCCGATTGGGCTGGTTGTCCTGATTCTCGGCGTTCAACCTCAGGTTACTGTGTCTATCTTGGAGACaatttggtgtcttggtcctccaaACGCCAGACTACAGTCTCTCGCTCCATTGTTGAGGCTGAATACAGGGTAGTTGCATATGTGGTTGCTGAATGTTGTTGGCTGTGCCAGATACTTCAAGAGCATCATATTCCTCTCGCCAAAGCTACCATTGTCTACTGTGACAATGTTAGTGCTATGTATATGACTGCTAATCTGGTCCACCATCGTCGCACGAAACACATAGAGATTGATATTCATTTTGTTTTCGCAAGAAGGGTGGCCTTGGGAGAATTTCGGGTCTTGCATGTCCCTTCCTCTTATCAGTATGCAGATATTATGACTAAGGGACTTTCAGTCCAGTTGTACACTGACATTAGGTCTAGTCTCGGTCTTCGCCTAGCTCCGCCTACGACTACGAGCAGGTATTAGagatatattgttgtatttcCTTGTATTGAGTTTACTTGTACTCCAAGCCATACGGTAATATATAATAGAGGTCACCCCCTCCTGAGGGTGTGTGATGTTTTTTCAATTCTCTGCAGGATTATTTATGATCAGCAATCCATTATTAGTTTCATCCTCTAACTCAACGTTATATTTACTCCATGTAGGTTTGGCCATAGGGCCAAGTGTCGGGTGTACTTCTAATGTTGAATTTAGAGGCCACTTGAATTATTACGAATTCTAGTTCAGATTTGTAGTAAATCACAAGGATCAGGATCCAAATTACACCCCcgctccacacacacacacacacacacacacacacacacacacacacacacacacacacacacacacacacacacacacacacacacacacacaaacaggAAAGTAGTCCCTTGTATTTCGGGATCAGTAGTTGATATTGACAATGCCACTACTTTTCGTATCTACAAGAAGTCCACCGTTCAAAATGTCAACCATATGCTTACAGTGATGCAAAGAGAAGCTTATCCTCGAAATTCTTCTATAAACCCATAAGCACACAAGAACTATAAAAACAGAGAAGCAGGGGGTGAGGCAAGATGAAAGAGAACCCCGGTGCACCTCCTTATCATGTTCCTAGCAACTCTATAATCATCAAGTAATTGCTCCACTAATTAGCTTTAAATCTTCACTCAGATCCTGGTGCACCTGCACTAGGAAAAATGACTGTGGCGTCGCCCATGCAGAGAAGAATCAAGGAAGATGTACAATGCCTAGCGATCAGAACAAAATTCTTAACCTAGATACTACGATGAAGCTGAACGAAGTTCAACTAGTGAAGCATAGAAACCATCTTCGATGTTCATCAATGTATCATGTCTTCCTTTCTCCACTATCACACCATCCTTGAGAACTGCAATAATATCCGCACTTTTGATCGTCGAGAGGCGGTGTGCCACAATAATTGTGGTCCTCCCAATCACAGCATTATCCAAGGCATCTTGCACAATGCGCTCAGACTCAGTATCCAAGGCGCTTGTTgcctcatcaagaagaagaatcctAGGATCTTTTAGTATTGCCCGTGCAATGGCCACTCGCTGCTTCTGGCCACCGGATAGCTGAACCCCTCTCTCTCCAACGGTAGTGTCATACCCCTGGGGAAGGCTTGATATGAACTCATGCGCATTGGCCGCTTTTGCGACCTTGATGAGCTCCTCCTCAATGATCTCCCCATGCTTCCCGTATGCTATGTTGGCGCGGATTGTGTCGTTGAAGAGCACAGGCTCTTGGCCCACCAGCCCCATTTGGTCCCTTAGCCAATTGACTTTTAGGCTCTTGATTTCTACCCCATCCAATGAGATTGTACCAGAGTCAGGATTGTAGAATCGTTCCAGCAAAGAAATTACTGTTGATTTTCCACTGCCACTCTCTCCGACAAGTGCTACAGTCTGTATAAAACCATCAAGGTTCAAAGAGTAACCGAGTAAGCAGCTGATTATATCACTGTTACAAGACATGGGATTGCAGAGAGATGTCAGGTTAACCTTTCCAGAGGGAACGCGCAGGGTAAAATCACTGAAGATTTGAACATCCGGACGGCTTGGATACTTGAAGCTAACATGTTGGAAGTCGATGTCACCCATGACCTCATCTAATGTCAAACCTTCATCACTGCTTGAATCGATTTTTGACTTTCGGTCCAATAAAGCAAATATGGAGATAGATGAATCCATTGCCTTTGTAGAATCAGAAGCCAATGCACTTGTTTGAGATATGCCAATTGTTGCCATCATCAGTGCAAAGAAAACCTGCATACATGTGTTAAACTCAAATCTTCAATAAGAAGTTGAAgggaaaaaaaaatactattgaCATGATGCATTTTCTAACCTTAAAAATGTCTCCAAAACTAGATTTGTTATGACGTATGAATTGCCCTCCAACATAGAAACATAGACCATATGTAAGGTACATCATCATGTATGAGAAACCAAAACCAAGGCCACCAACCATTCCTGTTCTGACCCCTTGATTCTTTGAAGCTTCACATTTATGATCATAGATTGTCATGACTCTTTTCTTAGCACAAAAAGAAGCTACAGTCCTGATACTACTGATTGCATCCGTAGCCACTTGATTTGCATCTTCATACAAcatctatagaaacaaaaatACGTTGTCTTTTAGCATGTATTGAAAAAATAATATCTAGGGGAtcattatctattatcttattatttgaccaacaaacggagcctccacgttcgctctcaaggcctagaaattctcacgttaatcgaagaaaaataaaaaaataaaaattacccaccaccgccattacgataaaaattagcctaaaatacccctgtgcctaattaaaaatcacccaccaataccattataaaaaattaaatataaaataccatttagctatggatcagttacaaatatatactattaataaaaactaaaactaacaacaatcaatcaaaataaaatgaaaataagaataattatctgcataatattattaaagctcaacaaatcaaattgttattataggtagatcatagttgaattgttttaatcaacaataagaaataatttacgataatgaacatgatgatgtatggtaaaaaaatagtataatctttaagtaaggatacaacgatatgcaaatttttgaattttcaatactagccgcgcaaatgtgcgggctatacgcctagttcttATGTAATTCAAAAACATCAATGATATGTCATAAATTTATGGGTTCAAGTATTGgcctgattttttttaaagaaacacCAAGATCAGTTGTTATTTCATATTTTGCAAAATGACAAGAACAACCGGAAGGCTTTTTTTTACATATATTACCTTGGCATCTTGACTGAAGCCCTTCAAGAACTTTACTTGTGCATAACCTTGAGCACCCGATAGTGGCATTGCACAGAGGATGATCAATGTGAGCTTCCAGTCTGCCACAAAAGCAATGACAAATCCAGTGATTAGTGTTGAGGTGACCTGAGTCAACAAGGCCAAGTTATCACCCACTAATTGTCGGACATTCAAAGCGTCAACTGACAACTTTGCACCAAGCGCTCCACTGTAAGATACAATTTGACCATTAATACACCAATTTTGAAATACCTTGAgtagaaataaagaaaataataCATTAAACACAATGATGGTAGTTAACCTGGAGTTTTTGGGATCATCAAACCAAGCAACTTCTTGGTGCACAATGCTCCGAAATGACAAGGCACGAATACGCTCGATAAGCTTTCCCCCGGCTACTCCAAATAAGAAATACTCCACTGGTACTGATACTATCGATATAATACCCAACACAACACACATCGAACCCCAAAAGCTTGAATGCTTTCTTAGTTCATGAGGTGACTCATAGAAAGTTTTGATGGCATTAGAAAGCATTAGACCGAACATTGGAAAAAGCGTTCCATGAACTCCAGCTGCTAGTGCTCCTAACAAAAGAATCGGTAGCTCTGGCTTGTTTAGACCAGCTAGCCGTCCCATAGGAGCTTTCTTAGGGGGCTCACTATCATCAGCCTGCTCTTTCTGATTCCCCCTGTTTGCATCATTTCCTTCAAGCAACTCAACTGAACCAGGCATACCAAATGGGAGCGACAAAGAATGGCGACTACTGTTTCCTAAAGAACCTCTGCTTATTGATCGCTTCAGTGAGAGGCTTCTACTTTTAGACCTTGGATCAGACATGCGCTGATCTAATTTtttatcttcctcttcttggctTTCTTGCAGACGAATAAGTTGAGAATAAGCACCATCAGAATTCATTATCAATTCGTCATGGGGACCTGTGAAATATTTGTTGATGCAAGGAATTGATAGCTTAGTTGAAACATGGTGTGCATGCATTGAATGCAAATGAACTATGATCAATGGAAGGGATCCTGACCTTGTTCGACTATTTTCCCTTGTTGAACAACTGATATGCAATCAGCATTCCACACAGTACTCAGACGATGTGCAACCACTAGTGTTGTTTTATTCACCATGATCCTATTAAGCGCTTCCTGGACAATCCGCTCTGACTCCACATCCAATGCACTAGTCGCCTCATCTAACAAAAGAATTCTGGGGTCTTTAATTATTGCTCTTGCAATAGCGATCCTTTGCTTTTGGCCCCCAGAGAGCTGAGCACCACGTTGGCCAACCATTGTGTCATAGCCCTGATATGAGAGAAACAAAAAGATATTAGCACTGAGCTAACAATATAAGGTATATGATATATAGAAGTTAATTCATTGGATTTGTGGCATACGTTGGGCAATTTATCAATGAAATTTGCTGCATTAGCAAGCTGAGCTGCTCTTTTGATATCTTCAATTGTTGCATCGTCGTTGCCATATGATATATTATCTTTGATAGATGTCATAAAGAGCAATGGCTCTTGGTTAACAAGACCGATCTTCCCTCTTATCCAATCAAGTCGCAAACTCTTAATGTTAATCCCATCAATTAAAACCTCACCAGCCTGTGGATCATAGAATCTCTCTACAAGACTTATCACAGTTGATTTGCCACTTCCACTCTCCCCAACTATAGCCATTGTAGTGCCGCTAGACACATGTAATGAGAATCCATCAAATATTAGTTGCTCTGGTCTTGCTGGGTAGCTGAAGTACACGTTCTTTAGGTCAACATCACCCTTGACGTCTTCTAACTGCTTACCAGTTGGGTCATCAGGGTCAATTTCTGGTTTCCTCTTGATTGTTGCGAACAATCTGTATGCTGCAGATTGTCCTTCTGCAAAGGCTGCCATGCAGGGTGTTGCATTACCTAAAGACCTGCACAGAAAGTTGGAAATCAACACCACCAGTCATGCAACATGGATCATCGTCAGAATTCCTTTATCTTGATTTAAAGAAACTCACGCTGCCCCAATCATTATAGCAAACAAAATGTTGATGACGTCTCCTCCAGAGTAACCTCTGCTAAGAATCAACTTGCCGCCGCACCATATGGCTAATCCATAGCttgagaaaaatataaagaaaACAGAACCCATGCCAAAACCATTTGTAATTCCTTCCTCAACAGCTGCCTTATATGCCTTGTGTATGAGTTTATTGTAGGTTGCAATAGCCTGCTTCTCACCATTGAAGGAGACCACCTGTTTTGCAGATGTAGCCACAAGAAAACTGGTGAGTGCATGCCACATTGAAAATGTAGATATTTCTGTTGTACTTGTCACATTTCAATCTCTTAGTGCATTGAACTCACTGTTTTAATGTTCCCAAGCGTCTGTTCAACTACATTCCCTGCATCGTCGTATGATGTTTGCCCCTTGCTAGAGATTCTAGAGAGCATTTTTGAGACAACTCCTCCAGCAACGACAATGGGAGGTATGCAAGCTAACATGACAAGAGATAAAATCCATCCTTTTACGAATGCTATTACAAAGCCACCTACAAAGGTAGCAATAAGTTGTTGGAACTTGCCGACCTGAAGAGTTTTGTAAGAGTTAGATTATGGAAGTTTCGATACAGAAAgttttattttgcagtcttcatTTTCATAGCGGGGACCTATTACC contains:
- the LOC120707743 gene encoding ABC transporter B family member 9-like isoform X2; protein product: MDAAAAPGGRDGEEKKEGAEKKGSGGGDAGVKRVSFTGLFRYADGTDVLLMLLGTVGALANGVTQPIMTVIFGQVINAFGGAVAVDDVLQRVNKAVLNFVYLGIATAIVSFLQVSCWTMTGERQATRIRSLYLKSVLRQEIAFFDVEMTTGQIVSRMSGDTVLVQDAIGEKVGKFQQLIATFVGGFVIAFVKGWILSLVMLACIPPIVVAGGVVSKMLSRISSKGQTSYDDAGNVVEQTLGNIKTVVSFNGEKQAIATYNKLIHKAYKAAVEEGITNGFGMGSVFFIFFSSYGLAIWCGGKLILSRGYSGGDVINILFAIMIGAASLGNATPCMAAFAEGQSAAYRLFATIKRKPEIDPDDPTGKQLEDVKGDVDLKNVYFSYPARPEQLIFDGFSLHVSSGTTMAIVGESGSGKSTVISLVERFYDPQAGEVLIDGINIKSLRLDWIRGKIGLVNQEPLLFMTSIKDNISYGNDDATIEDIKRAAQLANAANFIDKLPNGYDTMVGQRGAQLSGGQKQRIAIARAIIKDPRILLLDEATSALDVESERIVQEALNRIMVNKTTLVVAHRLSTVWNADCISVVQQGKIVEQGPHDELIMNSDGAYSQLIRLQESQEEEDKKLDQRMSDPRSKSRSLSLKRSISRGSLGNSSRHSLSLPFGMPGSVELLEGNDANRGNQKEQADDSEPPKKAPMGRLAGLNKPELPILLLGALAAGVHGTLFPMFGLMLSNAIKTFYESPHELRKHSSFWGSMCVVLGIISIVSVPVEYFLFGVAGGKLIERIRALSFRSIVHQEVAWFDDPKNSRLTTIIVFNVLFSLFLLKVFQNWCINGQIVSYSGALGAKLSVDALNVRQLVGDNLALLTQVTSTLITGFVIAFVADWKLTLIILCAMPLSGAQGYAQVKFLKGFSQDAKMLYEDANQVATDAISSIRTVASFCAKKRVMTIYDHKCEASKNQGVRTGMVGGLGFGFSYMMMYLTYGLCFYVGGQFIRHNKSSFGDIFKVFFALMMATIGISQTSALASDSTKAMDSSISIFALLDRKSKIDSSSDEGLTLDEVMGDIDFQHVSFKYPSRPDVQIFSDFTLRVPSGKTVALVGESGSGKSTVISLLERFYNPDSGTISLDGVEIKSLKVNWLRDQMGLVGQEPVLFNDTIRANIAYGKHGEIIEEELIKVAKAANAHEFISSLPQGYDTTVGERGVQLSGGQKQRVAIARAILKDPRILLLDEATSALDTESERIVQDALDNAVIGRTTIIVAHRLSTIKSADIIAVLKDGVIVEKGRHDTLMNIEDGFYASLVELRSASS
- the LOC120707743 gene encoding ABC transporter B family member 9-like isoform X1 — protein: MDAAAAPGGRDGEEKKEGAEKKGSGGGDAGVKRVSFTGLFRYADGTDVLLMLLGTVGALANGVTQPIMTVIFGQVINAFGGAVAVDDVLQRVNKAVLNFVYLGIATAIVSFLQVSCWTMTGERQATRIRSLYLKSVLRQEIAFFDVEMTTGQIVSRMSGDTVLVQDAIGEKVGKFQQLIATFVGGFVIAFVKGWILSLVMLACIPPIVVAGGVVSKMLSRISSKGQTSYDDAGNVVEQTLGNIKTVVSFNGEKQAIATYNKLIHKAYKAAVEEGITNGFGMGSVFFIFFSSYGLAIWCGGKLILSRGYSGGDVINILFAIMIGAASLGNATPCMAAFAEGQSAAYRLFATIKRKPEIDPDDPTGKQLEDVKGDVDLKNVYFSYPARPEQLIFDGFSLHVSSGTTMAIVGESGSGKSTVISLVERFYDPQAGEVLIDGINIKSLRLDWIRGKIGLVNQEPLLFMTSIKDNISYGNDDATIEDIKRAAQLANAANFIDKLPNGYDTMVGQRGAQLSGGQKQRIAIARAIIKDPRILLLDEATSALDVESERIVQEALNRIMVNKTTLVVAHRLSTVWNADCISVVQQGKIVEQGPHDELIMNSDGAYSQLIRLQESQEEEDKKLDQRMSDPRSKSRSLSLKRSISRGSLGNSSRHSLSLPFGMPGSVELLEGNDANRGNQKEQADDSEPPKKAPMGRLAGLNKPELPILLLGALAAGVHGTLFPMFGLMLSNAIKTFYESPHELRKHSSFWGSMCVVLGIISIVSVPVEYFLFGVAGGKLIERIRALSFRSIVHQEVAWFDDPKNSSGALGAKLSVDALNVRQLVGDNLALLTQVTSTLITGFVIAFVADWKLTLIILCAMPLSGAQGYAQVKFLKGFSQDAKMLYEDANQVATDAISSIRTVASFCAKKRVMTIYDHKCEASKNQGVRTGMVGGLGFGFSYMMMYLTYGLCFYVGGQFIRHNKSSFGDIFKVFFALMMATIGISQTSALASDSTKAMDSSISIFALLDRKSKIDSSSDEGLTLDEVMGDIDFQHVSFKYPSRPDVQIFSDFTLRVPSGKTVALVGESGSGKSTVISLLERFYNPDSGTISLDGVEIKSLKVNWLRDQMGLVGQEPVLFNDTIRANIAYGKHGEIIEEELIKVAKAANAHEFISSLPQGYDTTVGERGVQLSGGQKQRVAIARAILKDPRILLLDEATSALDTESERIVQDALDNAVIGRTTIIVAHRLSTIKSADIIAVLKDGVIVEKGRHDTLMNIEDGFYASLVELRSASS